The following proteins are co-located in the Microbacterium immunditiarum genome:
- a CDS encoding gamma carbonic anhydrase family protein codes for MRFEHLGAQPRIHPEAVVAPTAVVSGDVRIGPGCQVLHGAVVTGEGGAITLGENVIVMENALIRATSVNPVHIGSHVLVGPMASISGATIADEVFLATGTRVFNGARIGERSEVRINAVVHLRTVLPPETVVPIGWVAVGDPVQILSPDRHDEIWAAQRELDFPGYVFGLDRDTPDLMVQLTERYAASLARHSGDRRLD; via the coding sequence GTGCGGTTCGAGCACCTGGGGGCGCAGCCCCGCATCCATCCGGAGGCTGTCGTGGCACCTACGGCCGTCGTGAGCGGCGACGTCCGGATCGGCCCCGGCTGCCAGGTGCTGCACGGCGCCGTGGTGACGGGCGAGGGCGGCGCGATCACCCTCGGCGAGAACGTCATCGTGATGGAGAACGCGCTCATCCGCGCGACGTCGGTCAATCCCGTGCACATCGGCTCGCACGTCCTCGTGGGGCCGATGGCCAGCATCAGCGGCGCGACAATCGCCGACGAGGTGTTCCTCGCGACCGGAACGCGGGTCTTCAACGGGGCGCGCATCGGCGAGCGCAGCGAGGTGCGCATCAACGCGGTCGTGCACCTGCGCACGGTGCTCCCGCCCGAGACCGTGGTTCCCATCGGATGGGTCGCCGTCGGCGATCCCGTGCAGATCCTCTCGCCCGACCGACACGACGAGATCTGGGCCGCGCAGCGCGAGCTCGACTTCCCGGGCTACGTCTTCGGGCTCGACCGCGACACGCCCGATCTCATGGTGCAGCTCACGGAGCGGTACGCCGCGAGCCTGGCCCGTCACTCGGGGGACCGCCGGCTCGACTGA